The nucleotide sequence ATCGAATTCTGAACTTTCAGTTCTTGAAATCAGCACATCAAATTTTCTGACCCTGGTCTATTTTAAACCTCAAGAGTGTTTAGCTGGGATTTGCAGACGTGGCAAGTCAAATCGGGGTGGCCCATTAGCGCCATCACTCCCGTGCTCGCTCAGCTCTGGTTTTTCTTTGTGTCTTTCTAtttcgttttctttttctttctcgtCGGTTCTTGTGGCTTTTTTGGTTGATTATACTTTTCTTTCTTTGTTatactttttgttttcttttgttttttcttcattctcttcatcatttttatttttttcttttcttttgtttcttaTAGGTTTGACTGGTTTTCTTTATTACACATATCTAATTTTTCCCTGGACACAATATACATTTGTAACACACACATGGCAATTTTTATGATACACTTTCCATATTTTTTTAAACACATTATGTACATTGTTTTGTTAAAATGCATGTTTTCTACATTTTTTTGAATACACAGTAACATTTTTTCAAAATAGATTTTCTATACGAACATTTGTTTACAATTGCTCGTACACATTTCTTCAGTTTTTTAGATGTCACAATTTTTTATAAAACTATATGACATTATTTTAGATGTCCCAAACATTTTTCTTACACATTTATTCAGTTTTCAAAATGTGTTCCCATTTTTTAATTTACAAAAAGTATTTGCACTTTAAATTTTTGTTCAGGTTTCATTTAGTTCCCATTAAAACAAAAAGTGCTCGgcattttaaattttgttcaggtttaaaaaaaatcccattttctcaaaaaatgttacgtttaAAAAGTGTTCACCTTTTCAAAATTGATcatgttttaaaaaaattgttcatttTTTCAAAATGTATTCAGAAGTTTCAAAAAGTGTCTGCACTTTAATTTTTTAGGAGATTTCAATATTTGTTCGCCCTTAAATATATGTTTTCAAATGTCAACACTGCGGTTTGTTGTTAAATTGTTCAGGCCTCTAACTATAGCAATAAAAGTCATTATTTCTAGTGGCTAGTGTGAGGGCTAAAGCATCACTTGGTTGTAACTTCAATTCCTCGGACATCTCTTTTCTGGGTACTTTTACATCACTTGTTAGTGGGCTGGCCCCAGTCGCCTATGCAGTCAACAATCCGGGTATTTGACCTATCACGTCGACAATTTCTGTTTGGAAACGctctcaaggtttaaaatagactggGATTGAAGATTTTGGTGTGCTGATTTTCAGGATTCAAAGTTTAAGATTTGATTTAGGTTTCACCTACAAGTTTAAGATTTCTTCTGGACTCTGTCCTTGTTGTTTCTTTTCCTAGGCAACAATGAGGAGGCCGCCGAGCGGCAGGGAGGTACGGGTGCCATCAGTGGCGGAGACAGGCCCCAGGCAGCCCGGGCCGCTGCCTGGGGCGTGACATGCAATTCCTTTGTAGGTGTAGCAGATATTGTAGCTACAGTGCTACAGTGTTCCGAAGCCTGCCTGGGTCCTGCCATATTTCTGCTGCCGCTACTGGGTGCCATGAAGGTGGTGCAATACAATTTTTTTAGGGTAACTAGGGAATTTATTCAATGTTCAAAGCCGGAGCGATACAGACAATGTCTGGTAAGGTCCCTAGCCACAAACGACGACCAGAGGGAAACGCTAAAGCCGCCTTAGCAATGGCGTGAGCTTCCAAATTTGCTTCCCTACACTCATAACAAAAACTAATATTTACAAATTCATTCATAGACTCCTTTATTTCATCTATAACCAAAGCATATGAAGATAGCGCTCTCCCATTGATATCCGTCACTACTTGCATGCAATCTAAGGGTATGATCGCATGTGTGACGTTTAAGTCTCTCGCCAGAGCAAGAGCCTCGCCGCATGCATGTGCTTCAGACTTGTTGGATCCATCAGACCTTCAATGGTGACTGCTGATGCGCCCAAATAGTTGCCATCCTTGCTGCAGCCGCCCCCGTCTTGCCATTGCGAGATATGGCCTCATTAACATTATTTTTTACTGCATCATCACCCGGTGCGATCCACCTATGAACTTGCTGCACGGGAGCTCTAGTATTGGAGGCTGGCTTCAAAGTTGTAGCTATCTCACTTACcccaaaatcactaattaaggagtattcATTGTAAAGAACACTCCACTTTTCCACACCGCGACAAGCGGCGCATATACAGcgtgtcacttgtcgcaacctaggagTTTTTCCTTTTatcgtagatctgtttattcaaaatgttttatcttttaaaccgtgcgtccaaatctcgaaccgttttcaccattggattcctcgcgtcgagatctttaaaattagattccatgttgataggttttgacgaacatttttttttcacgaaaaaaccagaTGAAAAGAACCGGGCGAAAAAACCGAATCGGGAGCACGGTtattttcccttttcgaaagaggcacgcccgtgcctctggcGAAATCACACCTGtgtctctcgtgaaagcaaaaccgtgactctcgtggaagaaaacaaaacagaaaacgcgtttttttccgttttcgagagacacggccgtgactctcgtgaaagcacaaccgtgcctctcgtagaagcaaaactgtgactctcgcgaaagaaaaaaaaacagaaaacacgtaatttttttcctttctgagaggcacggccatgactctcgcgaaagcacaaccgtgcctctcgcggaagcaaaaccgtgactcttgcgaaagaaaaaaaacagaaaatgcgttctttttccgtttccgaaaggcacggccgtgactctcgctaaagcacaaacATGCCTCTCGTGAAAAAAAATCGTGACTTTctcgaaaaaaaaaagaaaacacgtttttttcacgcaaaaaaaattttcttgattttttttgattgaaaagctaaggaagactaggggaaaaccaaaacgtcaaaaaaacccggaaaaaaccgtttaaaaagccggaAACACAtgcgcaaaaataaaataaaatccggagggagcCTCCAGAGtacgacacgtggcgaatggctaagagcgcgccaagtggcgttgatcgttgcgaggctcccgaaggagcgcttgttaactagttgctccccgcTTACCCCCGTGTCCTTATTGGGTCGGGTCGTTACAAGTAAAACCAACTGATTCTTGTATATGTACCCCTTAAAAAAGCCCGTTGATACATGGCGCTAAGAAAAAAGCTCTTCTATACATTCTTCTACAATAAAGCTAGTATTATGTACTCGACTAAGAAAAAAGCTCATCTATACGGACGAGGCGATTCGGTACACAGGCTCAGATGCACCTGCGatgaacaaaaaatacaaaaaatactagaaaaattccagATTATTTTTGCATGGAAGATAGTTTGATGCATGAGGTGCGTtccaaatttcagatcatttgAACAACTGGGTAGATCTcggcaaaaaagaaaaaattgtGGTCTATGAAAAGTTTACTATTCATGTATTGTTCTTACCAAATTTTATTTTTTATCAGATCTAATCATATttccaaatgatctgaaatttggagcgcacctcacgcatcaaattatttTTCATGCAAAAAAGTTGGGTTTTATTTTAGTATTTCGTGTGAATTTTCTTTTCACCGAATGCAGATGTGTCTGGGCTCAGAAATGGATATTCACATCTATACGCTCTTCTTTGATAAGTGGCGCTAAGAAAAAAGCTCATCTATACGCTCTTGTTTGATATGTGGTGCTAAGAAAAAAGCTCATCTATACACTCTTCTTGGATACATGGCGCTAAGAAAAAAGCTCTTCTATATGTGCGGGAGTACATTTTTATTCGGACGCTTTTTCTGTATATTTTGTATTTTGacttagatcggttttatttcaaTTTAAGAAGATGTTCAAGCATTTTAAACAATGTTCGGCAACttgaaaaatgtttgcaattttttaaaaaatgtccataaatataaaaatgttcatgaatttaaaaacgtTTATGAATTTGTAAAATATTCAACActtaaaaaatgttgaaaaattCAAATAACTCTTCGTGAATTTGGAAAAACAATTTAAAACCATGAATGTATAAAAATCATTATTTTTAATGAAATTTATAAATATTCATAAAATCCAAAAATTACGAATTTAATAAATATTCACAATTAAAACTATATGCATAAAAAAGTAAATGGGGAAATATAAAAATGCAAGAAAAataggaaaaaataaacaaaaacgataaggaaaaaagaaaaaaaaatagaaatccGATTGAATAAACAGAAAAACCAACAGagaacaaaagaaagaaaacaaaaaaggttaAAAGAACCTACCATAACCTTTTCAAAACTAGGTGGAACGTTCCCGAAGTCAAAGCTAAGATTGGTAGCTACGCTAAAGAACACACGTGAGCGAGAGCTATCGCATCTCTTGCAACGAGTGACAAATGGCAGCTAACAGTGGCGAAGACAGACCTCAGACAGCCTGGCCGTGGCCTGGGGTGTGAGGTCCAAAACGTTCATTGACTGTAGCATCTGTTGAAATTACTAATTAAGAAGTATTTATTTTAAAGGTCACTCTTGCTTTCTTAGGTTGCGACAAATGTCATACTGCATGTGCTTCACTTGTCGTAAACTGGGaattttccttttttcgtagatttatttattcaaaacgttttatctttcGAACCGTATGACCAAATCTTGACCCTTTTTCATCATTGGATTCGtcgcgtcgagatctttaaaactagatcccatgttgatagttctcgatgaacttttttcacgaaaaaaatccGCATCGGGAgtacatttttttcttttctggtaTGCACGACCATGCCTTTCATGAAAGCAATTCTGTGCCTCTCACATAATGAAAAaatacattttcttttctttttcgagaggcacgaccatgcctcttgcggaagcataTTCGTGCCTCCATGAGAAATATGCCTCTCATGGTAGgaaaaaaacgcgtattttttcttttgcgagaggcacAGTCATGCCTCTCGCATAATTAAGTTCGTGCCTGCACGAGAAGTAATCCGTGTCTCTCGTGATAAAAATACGTGTTTTTCCCTTTTGCGAGAGGAATGGCTATGCCTTTCGCGTACGTAAATCTATGCCTTGACGAGAAGTAAATCCGTGCCACTCACGGAAGGAGGATACAAATACTTTTTTTTTCgaaaggcacggccatgcctctctcaggggaagcaaatttgtgcctccacgagaagtaaatatgtgcctctcaTGGAACGAAGTTTTTCcctcttttgcgagaggcacgactGTGTCTCCATGAAAAGTaaatccgtgcctctcgcggaaggagaagaaaaaagagaacacattttttttctttttctaagaGGCGCGGCTATGCCTCTCGctggaagcaaatccgtgcctttATGAGAGGTAAATTTGTGCCTCTCGTGAAACAAAAAAACTTATTTTTCCTCTTTTGcgagaggcacaaccgtgcctctcgcgaaaaagaAAAAAACCCGCATTTTTCACATCATTTTTTCTTGATTTTTTGTCCGTAGCATAAGAAAAACCCAAGAAAAATCGAAAATCCAAAAAGAAACTAAATATATTATCTAAAAGTCAAAaacacataaaaaataaaaaaatctaaaattcGGAGGAAGCGCCCAGAGCACGACACGTGACGGCGGCTGAGAGCGCGCCGGATGACCCGCTCCCAGCTCACTCCAAGTGTCCTTTGCGGGGCCTCGCTTAGCAGTAATCATTCGTTAGTTGTTCTTCTAGGGCACTCCTGTTTCTCGCGTTAAGCGAGACAAGAGCGACCCCCTCGTTGGAGGGAGCgccagttgggccggcccaggcgTGGGGAAACACCTGCTTGTTTTCTGTTTCGTTTCTTTTCatacttttttgtttttgttttttgctttcttttttgtttttgtttttcttagaatctttttttacttttgtttataacTTAAAATATTATAAATATATATGTTACAAAAACACtattaaaaatatatgaaaaaatgttgaacaagtcgttagaaaaaaatgttgaacaagtatttgaaaaaatattgaacaagtgtttgaaaaatgttgaacgagtatttgaaaaatgttcaagaaGTATTTATAAaaggttgaacaagtatttaaaaagatgttgaacaagtatttaaaaactattgatcatgtatataaaagtgttgaacatgtatttgaatttttttgaatgagtatttaaaaaatgttggaaTAAATATTAAAATGTTGATGAAGCATTAAAAAATGGTGAATAACCGTTCGAACAATGTCGAATGTGTAAATCACTTATCAAAAAATGTTTTTGGACATATGCGAAAATATAGAGTGAAAAAacataagaaaaacaaaaaatagtgAAACAGAATACAAAAACGAATGAAAAACagagaaggaaaaataaaaaaatgaaagaaaagaaaacgaaaaaaacggCTCAAATGGCCTCAAGTAGGTCGCGCCCCTGGTATTTACAACGAATGGGACATGGCGGAATGGCTAGCAGCTATAGTGTTACAATAATAGGGTGACTTGGGCCTTGGCCCAATGATGGCGCAACTATGTGGCGCGGTATTGGATGATAATCCCATGCGCGTGGTAGCATGGCGTGGGTCGAGCCACTTACAGTGCAAGATGTTACACAAAAGTTAAAATTCAAATACGTCACCAAAATACTTGGAATGAACAACAATAAAGAAAACATTAAGATTGCACTCTACAATGAAGAAGTTTCCTAGAAATCTTATAGATTTTTCTATTAAAATAACTATTAAGAAGTATCCTTGTAaatgttactccctctgtaaactaatattaAACATTttatatattagtttacagagggagtactctcTTGTCGCCATTAGAGACTAATAGATCGATATATTCGTCCATTATTAAAGAGATTCGATCCTATGTCGCTTGGTGATTCTTGTATTACTAATGTAAATCGTATCCAAAATAAGGTTAGCGATAGCTTACCTAATTCTGCAGGGACTGAGGGAAGAACCATGACTTGGTTAGGTTCTGGTCCTGAAGTTTCCTTAAAGCTATGGGCTATGGATTGTAAGTACTTGAAGAGCTGAGTAATACAAGGTTTTCACCCGCAAAAAAGAAAGTTTGATGTGTTGTTTCCGATTGTGCTGAAAAAGCTTGTCTGGTGTCAATCACATCGCATAAGGTTTGTTCACAATGCTCATTGCCGATGAGGGTCGTCAAAGTTCATTTGGAGTAGACCGTTTGCAACGTGAAGCACACCGCACACactttcatctctctctctctctctctctctctctctctctctctctcacacacacacacacacacacacacacacacacacacacacatttttctcAATCTGAATGAGATAGCAACGATGTTGGTGCGACGtgcggggaggggggagggggaggcgaggCACATATCATTGACCCTTGAGATATTTCCCTTGATGCTACCAAAGGCATTACCCCGTAAGTTCTTGTTTTCATGGCGATGAACTTGTGTGTTGACATTCTATTGCCATTGGACCCACGCCCTTACAGTGTGGCACATCGGCTGTTTGCCATTTTGTATAGGTCACCTTCTATGTTTTATGCGTGTACGTCATGTGTAGTTCTGATCAATCTAAAGGGGAAATAAAGAACAATTTTGTGGTTTCAGATTAACTTCTGAATTCTCATGGTCTCATGGTTGTATAGAAGCTGCGATTTAGAGAAAGCAAATAGATCATGCATCAAAAGATGTACCAAGGAAGATAAATAACTACTAAAAAATATGTGAAGGCAAGAATGCAAAATGATAGGATCCGAGGACAAACTACTGGTTGACATGTTGTACACTATATAATTCCATGTTTGGATTCCCCTAACATAACAATTGTGCTCTACAAGCTTCTATCATGGTATTTTACAATGTTATATCTCTAGAACTCTACAAAGATATCTAAAAGTACTAGAATAGACACAAAAATAAAACATTATATACGCAGCACAATAGAATTTAAAAACATGAACTACTTTATGGAGTAGTgtgatgttatatatatatatgttttcttGTATGTAATAGTAAATTAGTCTAGCAAGTACAACTTGTcaatacaaaaatttatatctctaAAGGCTGCCATAGTTCCCATGAAAAACATATTCAAATACAAGTCTATTTGCAAATGGTAGAGTTGCAACATTGAACATTGTACCTTAATATTTAGTAATATGTTTGTGTGGTTAATTCCACTATGAATGGTAGATAAATATAAAATATTCTAGTAAGGATAAGTGTTGAACATTGTATAAATATAAATGTATTAGTAGTAAAATTGTTAGGATGAGTTACCGAGAATTAAAAAAGAAGTACATACAAATCTTAACCTTGAGATGCTTCCCAAGGTCGTGGTACGTTCTTACTCCAACATTTTTGCCTCGCTATGAGGTTCTTCTTTCTGATTCCTCGACGATGCAGGTCTTGCCATCTGAAGGCCTCTCATATGACATTAGAACAAGGAGACTATGATATCATGTGGTATACTTTCCATCAATAAGTCTACCCAATAATTTAAGCAAAAACTTCACCATATTGAAATGTCAATTTCGAATAGAGAATCAACTAATAGCAACAATAATCATCATTGCAATGTTGATGTATGATATATAACATATAAAATTATTAAAATACACCAAAATAAGCACATATGTCATGAACAAGATCAATTGTGTTAGTTTGCTACTCTAATTGTTTTAGCATAAACAATGGGTGTACTAGGAATCATGCTCAAAGAATTCATACTTGATATACGCACCAATAAGAATCTTTGTTCTCTCTATAAAACAAgcatcacaacaagaaaatagCTTAACCCAAATTTTGGAATCGATTGTTTTGATGTGGTGCCTTATCTCTACCTAGATGATGGTCTCACATCTCAACTAGATCAAAATTCTCAGCCATCCCATGTGCCTATAGCTGATTACTCGCACATGGATGGGGAGATCATTATGGCGATGATGGAGAAGGAGTTGATAGTAAAATCCACGCCCCCCCCCTTTCCGGAGGCATGATCTTCCTCCCAACAACCCTCCAGTACGAAGACCAGCAATGGGAGTGGTCTCCGCTCGAATAAAAAATATATGTGATACTTGGGTGATTATGGACCAGGGGACTGGGGAACCAGGACCAGCAAAAGGTTCCGCGGGGCGCGCCAACCTTAGGGCTCTTGGGTTGGCCACTTGAGAGTTACGAGACCCTTGGTTCTCATCGTCTGGCCTATGTCCTCTTCTGTTCAAAACCTTGCTTGGATTTTCTCAATTTTTCGAACGAGGAGTTTTTTCTGCACAGATGATAACCCCCAACACAATTTTGCTGGAAACCACAATTAGTTTTTATTCATTGGAGTAAGTTTAGAGGATAAACTCTAAGTAGAAGAAAGTACATATGTTTAGGACGTATCAGGCCCGCTTTTTGACAAGTTAAGTTATCTTGGCGAGGCGGTGGCGGTGTTCCTGGGGCGGAATATGTCCTCACCACTCCATCCCACTCCGACGATCCTCACTCCATTTTTGACGGGGAAGCGTGTGGTGGGTGGCAGTCCGCCGATCCTTCATTAGATCTAATGAATTGTTCAGGAGTCCATGATGGTTTGATACTTCAGTTATTTTTAGTGGTGGCGGTGGCCCTTCAAATAAGTTTGGAAGGGGTAACTATAGTGTTTTCTAGTGTGCGGCGAGCATATATGGGCATATTCCTCGACGAGCCGACAGTGGCCTTAGATCTAGGGACACAATCGACTATGTTGCTCTTCTACAATGGCTACTTCAACGATGCCGGAGCTTTAACAGTGGTCAGCGACCCTCGCAATCAGAAAAAGAGACCGTAGATGTTTATGCTCTTTTGCTTACTTCCATGGGGCCATTGTGTATTTTGGTGGAACCAGCTGCTGTATCCTCTTTCTATAATCTCGTTTCTTATACTCGTCTTCTTACATACATTGGCATCAAACTTAAGGAATTCTTCGGTCTTGATTGCAATTTTTTTGGTTGGGGTCTTTTGGCCTATTGCTTGTGTTCTGTTGTCTTTTTAATTTTGTCAGGTAGATGTCTACAAACTACTACGTCACTTGTACTTTACTCTTTGTTTTACGAATGAGACACATGTTACCTTAAAATATGTAGGGATGTGCAGGCTACAACGTATGTTTAAAAAAAGGAAAATGTCCAAAACAAACCTTAAAGTTGTAGACGAAAGCTAAATAGAATCCTCAACTTCAAATCCATGAAATCAGCACACCCAATTATttaatcccggtctattttaaaccttgagtgCGTTGCCAAACAGGGATTGTCGACATGGCAGGTCAAACCCGGGATCGTTGTCTGCAGCCAGACTGGGCCGGCCTATCAGGTGCAAAGCttgttattattatttttgcaacaATTTTTCCGAACCGCACGGCATAAAATCGTCGGAAAGAAAAGCTTCCCTAAATCGAACTTACAACCAGGCGCTTGTAAAACGCCCCTGCTAGCCAATTTAACTGATATCGATTGGTGACATAAGAGAAGCACGGAAATATTTAAACACACCCTGCGTCGAGATCTAAACTTTTTTTGTAACTTTTTGGAACATTTTCTTGAAATCCGAATATTCTTAGAAGCAAAAAACATTTTTTCTAAatgtaattttttttggaattacgaacagtttttgaaaaacagtttctttttgaaaatgtgaaccatttttaaAGCCCTGGATTTTTTTGAAGCGCAAACACTTTTTGGAAAAGAAGAACTAATTgttgaaaacatgattttttttaaacatgAACGAAATTTCTAAAGTAAGAGTAAATTCTCCCATTTTGAAGTTTTTTAGTAAGTGTTGGCATTTCAAAATATCGTTCAGGTTTCTAAATTTGTTCCCACTTGTTCAAAGTATGTGTATGTTTTAAAATTCTTCATGTTTTGAAAAGTTGTTCTCACTTTATTTTTTTTTCAggtttcaaaaaatgttggtgttttgaaaattttgttcatgtttaaaaaatggttcatgtataaaaaatattcagGGATTTCAAAAATGGTTCACGTTTGAAAATTTGTTTGTGTTAGAAAGAAATCGTAATTCCAAAAATTCTTCACATTTTTTCAAAACATGTTTGGAATTTTAAAACCTGATTTTCACTGTTAAGTATATTCGGATTTCAAAATCGTTGATTACTTTCAAGAAAAAATATTCCGAATTGTTTTCGAATCACAATGCTAAGTAGACTAGTTAAATATTTACTTGATTCACTTTGTACCAAGTTTTGCAGCGTCAGATCTCAAGTTCGATTCCCGCTGAGTCTTGtcttttttggtatttttttgacgGGTATTTTCTAAGTCAAAGGAAAAACACGCTACACGcttggtgggccggcccagtcaccAATGATCCCGGCTCAACCTGCTGCCCCCGTCGAAAAATCCCATCGAAAACCAGcccaaggtttaaaatagactagGATTAGAAAGTTCGGTGTGCCAATTTCAGGGATTTGAAGTTCAAGGTTTGATTTAGCTTTCATCTACAAGTTGAAGGTCTGTTTTGGACTTTTCCCTTAAAAAAACGGCATTAGGAGAGACCAAAATTGACAGCTCCTTTTGTATTTACAACAGAAGTGTCACAAGGCACAAATCACGAAGTTCAAAACTCAAAGAAAAACATATGCCACGGTCACAGCATTGTTCTGTTTACACACGCGACGCTTGAATCCAATGTACACTTGGGGGTAGCTTAACAAGACAGTAATAAATGTGAGACATGCAACAAGAATATTTACCACGCGATCAGACAGGAAAACGAGACCATCCATGCAGAAAGGACAATACCGGCACGACCGGGAGCCAGCGCTCGATCAGGGGTCCTCGGCGATGCGCGCCAGGTGCGGGTGCCACGACGTGGCGTGGCTGCCGGTGCTCATGCGCCtccggtgctgctgctgctgctgctggcgacCTTCGACGGCGGCCGTGGCCGCGCTGCCTTCCGACTTGCTGCGGACGTGGAGCCGATGGTGGCGATGGTGCCGAGGGCCCTCCTCGGCGGCGGCGCCGGGACTCGGCTCGCGCTTGGTCTTTGTCTTCTTCTTGGCGTCGGCGGGCACGGAGGCGGCCGGGAGGAGGAAGTAGATCTCGCCGCGCTCCAGCTCGGCCTCGGGCGACACGATGATGACGATCCGCGGCCCGCCCTGCTGCCTGGACCCGCAGGGCCTGCTGAGCACGTGGTTCGGgtgcgccgccaggacctccccggcGAGCACGGCCCGGCCGTACTCGTCGACGCGGCCGCTGAGGTGCACGATCCGGACCAGGTCCAGCGCGCCGCACGGCAGCACGCACGCCAGGCAGCACCTCAGGCTGTTCCCCATTCGATCAGCTCAGGGTTGCTGCCCGCGTAGCTAGCTAGGCGCCTAGCCACCTTCCTCTCCCTTTCGCTCTTCTCTGTGTGGATACTATCTCTCTCTTCTATGGTGGCGTGATGTGACGACCGGAGACGCATATAAAGAGGAGATAGGATCGACGAGGAGGCCAAGAAGAATAATGGTCACAGTTTGGTGAGAGAGGTGCCAGCAGTATTAAATCTAGCGAGGGCCACTGATGATCAGCATCactcatgcatgtgtgtgtgcttgtCGTCCTGGCCGGCCTTATGTACATCTAGATCCTTAACGACCGAGTACTAATGCTCACGCTTACGCATCCAACACTAATCAGTGCACAAGGAAGGAGCTAGTTAGCTAGCCCCATGGCCATGTTCCATCATAATTTTTTTCTCAGCTAGAAATCAGTTGCCTTTTTATTTATATATATTTTTCTCCTCGGTCGACCGATGGATCGATCCGTTGAGGGGCACAATAATGGCACAGCACACTGACGCGCACGTACAGCCATGCTGCCTTGCTGTACCGCTTGGTTGTATGCGCTCGTCTCATGAGTGCTGCCTGCAAGCCAGTGTGAATCCACAATTGGATATGGGGGGTTTT is from Triticum aestivum cultivar Chinese Spring chromosome 3A, IWGSC CS RefSeq v2.1, whole genome shotgun sequence and encodes:
- the LOC123057919 gene encoding uncharacterized protein, which encodes MGNSLRCCLACVLPCGALDLVRIVHLSGRVDEYGRAVLAGEVLAAHPNHVLSRPCGSRQQGGPRIVIIVSPEAELERGEIYFLLPAASVPADAKKKTKTKREPSPGAAAEEGPRHHRHHRLHVRSKSEGSAATAAVEGRQQQQQQHRRRMSTGSHATSWHPHLARIAEDP